The Solanum pennellii chromosome 11, SPENNV200 genome contains a region encoding:
- the LOC107004254 gene encoding glycine-rich cell wall structural protein-like isoform X2 yields the protein MKMNNSIIILLALLCASLFLVSALAVDEIKANEGQLNAETQGHGGGGGHGHGGGSHHGGGGHGGGGHHGGGGHGGGGHGGGGHGRGGHGVNHP from the exons atgaagatgAATAATAGCATAATTATTCTGCTTGCACTTCTATGTGCTTCACTTTTTCTTGTTTCAGCTCTTGCAGTTGATGAGATTAAAG CAAATGAAGGCCAACTAAATGCTGAAACACAAGGCCACGGGGGCGGTGGAGGCCACGGTCATGGTGGCGGTAGTCATCATGGTGGTGGTGGCCACGGTGGTGGTGGTCATCATGGCGGTGGAGGCCATGGAGGTGGAGGTCATGGTGGTGGAGGTCACGGACGCGGTGGTCATGGAGTCAACCACCCTTAA
- the LOC107004265 gene encoding uncharacterized protein LOC107004265, translated as MENQRFKAKDTHNTKFKTYLTASEYFLQQRNFEDCRNYALKAIEIDSNQTSPSQILAIANVLLLSTTINEHPNHYSILNLPLYTQNPQLIKTHFNNVTNLLNPNKNRYPFASEAFGFVLKAWSVLSNPTQKTRFDNDLKNRGEQRGSFWTVCPYCYYVYEFLKDYEDCCLRCQNEKCRRVFHGVPIVGPSPPPQVAEKGEYHCLGFSVLGSGTHPLWSPFVATKTNENNVESEIAEKNNVDEFIEISDDDEDDNGGNEKSLGVEELFVETNGVKVDTGGDFKEKRRKIEGKSLNKVLGKGNKVKINEIVYNDDFETNENNVEFGNVGEKTNENTVEFFTRDDIYVRMQEEFDIGTLFLYE; from the coding sequence atggagaatcAGCGATTCAAAGCAAAGGACACCCATAATACGAAATTCAAAACTTATCTCACTGCCTCTGAATACTTTCTTCAGCAACGAAACTTCGAAGATTGTCGTAATTACGCCTTAAAAGCCATTGAAATCGATTCAAATCAAACTTCCCCTTCACAAATTCTCGCTATAGCGAATGTATTACTTCTCTCTACCACCATTAACGAACACCCAAATCACTATTCTATCCTTAACCTTCCTCTCTACACTCAAAACCCACAACTCATCAAAACCCATTTCAATAACGTTACCAATCTGTTAAACCCTAACAAAAATCGGTACCCATTTGCTTCGGAAGCTTTTGGGTTTGTACTCAAAGCTTGGTCTGTGCTTTCGAACCCGACCCAGAAAACCCGTTTTGATAACGATTTGAAAAACAGGGGAGAACAGAGGGGTAGTTTTTGGACTGTGTGTCCTTACTGTTACTATGTGTATGAGTTTTTGAAGGATTATGAAGATTGTTGTTTGAGATGTCAGAATGAGAAATGTAGAAGAGTGTTTCATGGGGTGCCTATTGTGGGCCCATCTCCGCCACCTCAGGTGGCGGAGAAGGGTGAGTATCACTGCCTCGGGTTCTCTGTTTTGGGCAGTGGTACTCACCCTTTGTGGTCACCTTTTGTTGCTACGAAGACTAACGAGAATAATGTTGAGTCTGAAATCGCGGAGAAGAATAATGTGGATGAGTTCATTGAAATTTccgatgatgatgaggatgataaTGGAGGAAATGAGAAATCTTTAGGGGTCGAAGAGTTATTTGTGGAAACTAATGGGGTGAAAGTGGATACGGGAGGTGATTTCAAGGAGAAAAGGCGAAAAATAGAGGGGAAGAGTTTAAATAAGGTGTTAGGAAAAGGGAACAAAGTTAAGATAAATGAGATTGTTTATAATGATGATTTCGAGACTAATGAGAATAATGTTGAGTTTGGTAACGTTGGAGAAAAGACTAATGAGAATACTGTTGAGTTTTTTACGAGAGATGATATATATGTGAGGATGCAAGAAGAATTTGATATTGGGACATTGTTCTTATATGAGTAA
- the LOC107003571 gene encoding uncharacterized protein LOC107003571: MLNPNYNPYPFASEALGYALTSWTVLSSLTQKASFDEELRSKEKEKNTFEPNPEYWWPSFVGTSINKNDAEFGTAGEKTNEKKDVTSWILSSPTQKTSFDEELKNKGKEKNTFEPDPEFLRPPLVGTSINKNNAEFGTMGEKTNEKNDVNKVIEISDDEEEVDNGKRKKSLMEEEKLVESNGEEVDKEEDHFKKKRIKMMAKSLNKVLGKGNKVDMNEIEFVITEDNNVVSEIVGTQINDNSVEPEIAEGKTHENGNVSEMTDIKFGAVEDNNVVSEIVGTQINDNSVEFEIAEGKTHENSNVGEMTDIEFGVVEDNNVVSEIVGTQINDNSVESEIAEGKTHENGNMGEMTDIEFGVVEDNNVESGIVGIKTNGNSVESEIVEEKTGENSNVGETTNNNIEDKSMEDDDFDEYLREDIYDEMKKFYNIDYF; encoded by the coding sequence ATGTTAAACCCAAATTACAATCCATACCCATTTGCATCTGAGGCTTTAGGGTATGCACTCACATCTTGGACTGTTCTGTCGAGCTTGACCCAGAAAGCCAGTTTTGATGAGGAGTTGAGAAGtaaggaaaaagagaaaaatactttTGAGCCTAATCCAGAATATTGGTGGCCCTCATTTGTAGGGACAAGTATTAATAAGAATGATGCTGAGTTTGGCACCGCGGGAGAAAAGACTAACGAAAAGAAAGATGTCACATCTTGGATTCTTTCGAGCCCAACCCAGAAGACCAGTTTTGATGAGGAGTtgaaaaataagggaaaagaaaaaaatactttcGAGCCTGACCCAGAATTTTTGCGGCCCCCACTTGTGGGGACAAGTATTAATAAGAATAATGCCGAGTTTGGTACCATGGGAGAAAAGACTAACGAGAAGAATGATGTAAATAAGGTTATTGAAATTTCTGACGATGAAGAAGAGGTTGATaatggaaaaaggaaaaagtctTTAATGGAGGAAGAGAAATTAGTTGAAAGTAATGGTGAGGAAGTGGATAAAGAAGAAGATCATTTCAAGAAGAAGAGGATAAAAATGATGGCAAAGAGTTTAAATAAGGTTCTAGGAAAAGGGAACAAAGTCGACATGAATGAAATTGAGTTTGTAATTACGGAAGATAATAATGTCGTGTCTGAAATTGTTGGAACACAAATTAACGATAATAGTGTTGAGCCTGAAATTGCGGAAGGAAAGACTCACGAGAATGGTAATGTGAGTGAAATGACTGACATTAAGTTTGGAGCTGTGGAAGATAATAATGTCGTGTCTGAAATTGTTGGAACACAAATTAACGATAATAGTGTTGAGTTTGAAATTGCAGAAGGAAAGACTCACGAAAATAGTAATGTGGGTGAAATGACTGACATTGAGTTTGGAGTTGTGGAAGATAATAATGTCGTGTCTGAAATTGTGGGAACACAAATTAATGATAATAGTGTTGAGTCTGAAATTGCGGAAGGAAAGACTCACGAGAATGGTAATATGGGTGAAATGACTGACATTGAGTTTGGAGTTGTGGAAGATAATAATGTGGAGTCTGGAATTGTTGGAATAAAAACTAACGGCAATAGTGTTGAGTCTGAAATTGTGGAAGAAAAAACTGGCGAGAATAGTAATGTGGGTGAAACGACTAATAATAATATCGAAGATAAATCCATGGAAgatgatgattttgatgaatatCTAAGAGAGGATATCtacgatgaaatgaagaaattttataatatcGATTACTTTTGA
- the LOC107004189 gene encoding glycine-rich protein 3 short isoform-like: MKVNNSLIVLLALLCAFLFVASALAVDETKATNEGQLNDETQGHGWDGGGGCHGRGCHGGGGHGGGGNYCRHGCCSGYYRGGGCKQCCRTAQEYSAYNMQNDVNRP; encoded by the exons ATGAAGGTCAATAATAGCCTAATTGTTCTCCTAGCACTTTTATgtgcttttctttttgttgcttCAGCTCTAGCAGTTGATGAGACTAAAG CAACAAATGAAGGACAACTAAATGATGAAACACAAGGCCATGGTTGGGACGGCGGAGGCGGCTGCCACGGACGTGGTTGTCACGGTGGTGGTGGTCATGGAGGCGGTGGCAATTATTGCCGCCACGGATGTTGCAGTGGATATTATCGAGGAGGAGGGTGTAAGCAATGTTGTAGAACTGCTCAAGAATATTCAGCTTACAATATGCAAAATGATGTCAATCGCCCTTAA
- the LOC107004254 gene encoding glycine-rich cell wall structural protein-like isoform X1, protein MKMNNSIIILLALLCASLFLVSALAVDEIKAANEGQLNAETQGHGGGGGHGHGGGSHHGGGGHGGGGHHGGGGHGGGGHGGGGHGRGGHGVNHP, encoded by the exons atgaagatgAATAATAGCATAATTATTCTGCTTGCACTTCTATGTGCTTCACTTTTTCTTGTTTCAGCTCTTGCAGTTGATGAGATTAAAG caGCAAATGAAGGCCAACTAAATGCTGAAACACAAGGCCACGGGGGCGGTGGAGGCCACGGTCATGGTGGCGGTAGTCATCATGGTGGTGGTGGCCACGGTGGTGGTGGTCATCATGGCGGTGGAGGCCATGGAGGTGGAGGTCATGGTGGTGGAGGTCACGGACGCGGTGGTCATGGAGTCAACCACCCTTAA